A stretch of DNA from Ranitomeya variabilis isolate aRanVar5 chromosome 1, aRanVar5.hap1, whole genome shotgun sequence:
TTCACTGGCTAAGGTAAAACTCACTTTGTGGCTGTATGCTACCACCTTGTCCATTTATGCTTATGCAGCGTGACTACCACTCATTTAACTTACCTTGTACCCTGGTCTTTGGGTTTTTCCACTTTGTCACGTCCCCCAATTTTCCCTCCTTTACATAGCTTTTCATTTAGCGATTAGTACTTATTGCCTGCTATGGACGTGACGTTCCTCCACTTCACCCTGGGCCCTAATGTATTGTTTGATTGGTTGGTGCCTATTGTTTGCTATGGACCCACTATGCCTTTATTCAATTTTTTTAGGGCCTGACCTTCACTTGGTtgatttttatgtttattttctttgttttgtaTATACGATATCTGTACCATTGGCATTGTTTGCTtacatatgttttattttttctagCGACctattttgataaagactcgggaagagtcgaaacgtcagCTTAAACTTCTGGTCACGTTCTACATTATTGAGTCTTATGTCTAATGTAACAGAAATAAATTCCATTATATTTGCATTATATACtcccagagtgtgcggtgtatattgtTCATACTGATGTTTATGGGCTTATCCAGTccactacaccagcacctcgcctaaTATTGATCCTAGTGCACACCAATTATTCTTTACATAGACAGGAGAGCAGAATCTCATCTGTGTGCGCTGTGTATGGAGACATTATAGCAGCTTGTCTCTCACAAGCTGAGAGTCTGAGGGAGAGGGAGACTGAGAAAGAAATACAGGGAGCGGGAGACTCTGAGGGAGCGGGAGACTCTGAGGGAGCGGGAGACTCTGAGGGAGCGGGAGACTCTGAGGGAGCGGGAGACTCTGAGGGAGCGGGAGACTGAGAAAGAAAGACAGGGAGCGGGAGAGTCTGAGGGAGAGGGAGAGTGAGGGAGTGGGAGACTGAGAAAGAAATACAGGGAGCGGGAGACTCTGAGGGAGCGGGAGACTCTGAGGGAATGGGAGACTCTGAGGGAGCGGGAGACTGAGAAAGAAAGACAGGGAGCGGGAGACGCTGAGGGAGCGGGAGACTCTGAGGGAGCGGGAGAGTGAGGGAGTGGGAGACTGAGAAAGAAAGACAGGGAGCGGGAGACTCTGAGGGAGCGGGAGACTgagaaagaaagactgcagcagggAAAACTGGTGACATTGAGGGTCCTAGTCCTATTGAGGCCACCCAGCCATTTCTCATGTACACAGTAATCGTTATCTGGACGTCTCAGTTCCTCTTTCACTCTGACTGCGTGATCTATTACAGAAGGTTCAGTGCACGTCTGAAGCGCGATCATACTGTGTGAACAGGCTACGAAACAGGGCATTGCGCAGTGTAAATGGGGCCCCAAGACCGCTGCTATGCTCCCTGCTGCACAACCCCCTCCACTGCGGCCCCCACACGTTAGAATGTCGTGAGAGATGCAACAATAAATGGACTCCAACACAGAAAGCAAAATACAATAACAGGTTACTGAACTGATAACTACAGAAAGATACATGATATCTAAGGAtgtatcaccagagatcagcaccggccacatacagcgcagagccgataAACGCGCCTCGTTGTCTTTGGTGGGCCTTCCCTGCAGCAGAGGCCCACAATCTTGCACTTTCATCTTCTCGCTGTCTGACCCTGACCATATATCCCCCATTTGGAGCTGCAGCTCCTGACTGGCCTGGGGCTCTAAGTCATGTCCTTGGTAACTTGGGCTCGTGTTCATCTGTACCAGGTTCCTTATCTGTGTAACTGAAGTAAGAATTGAGTTGGTCGATCCATTATCAGAATTAACCCTTTCCAATGATTTCCACCACTGGTTCTACCACTTGAACTAATTCTTACCAGTAACAATATGAACGTGTGCTACAGGGTGATAAACCTCCGTTCACACTGTACTATACCTTCCACGTCTGGGGTTAACCATTCACGTGACGTTAACCCATAGTTCCCAGTTTGCTGCTTCTAATAGGAGCCGGCGTGATTCTCTGCTCTGGTTTGCCGCCTTGCTGTATGTAACTGGTGTCCCGTCCGTGGCCTCTTCTTCCTGCCGACCACCTTCTATTTACGCTCCACTCTTCCATGGGACCCCGGTGCGGGATCGTTAGCTGCCATGTTAAGATCTTgtgtctctggaccatcctctgatCAGACAGTGTGAGGAGACCGCTCCATCCATCATGGATACATTTGTACCTGGACTTTCTCTTATTGATCTCTAATTTATTACGATGTTTCCGGTGATGATTAACAATGTAGCGGAGACCGTTTCTGATGGATTTTCCTTTATCGTCCAGTTCTTCTGATTATTCTGCACTTGTTTCAGTGACTGGATCTCCGATCCTCCTGTCCATGGTTGAGCTGTTGTTCTTCTCCGCAGGGGGAATTCACTTTTGAGAATGACTCCCTGGTAGAGGGCGGCCAAATGAATGAATTGCACAATGGGACCACGTACCGAGAAGTGCGGCAGTACCGGAGCGACCACCATCTTGTCCGCTTCTACTTCTTGACCCGCGTCTACTCTGCTTACCTGGAAAGCATACTGTCAGATTTCCAGAGCGGCCCCCAACCGGATGTGCTGATCGTAAACTCCTGCATCTGGGATGTCAATAGGTGACCGCCACTACCATGGTGTCCACCACCGCCATATTGGTGACAGATCCTCACTGTCCTCATCTCCTGCAGGTACAATGACCCACAACTGGAGGGCTACAAGACCAACCTGGACCACCTGTTCCTGCGCCTCAAACAGGTTCTGAGCCCCCAGTGCCTCGTCATATGGAGCACGACTATGCCGGTCGGATACAGGGAGAATGAGATCCCGGAGGTAAGTGCACCAATGTCTGACCTTGGAGGCAGGGGCTACGTGTATCATGAAGACctcatcgctgtccccatcggggctcacaatctacattccctatcaagtTGTCTTTGGACTGGGGAAGGTAACAGTACCCGGAGGAAGCCCACGGGTAGAACAGATGATGGTGGGATTTGCCCCCAGCTCGGCAGGGCTGTTTGTGCTGTCCCCTGAGCCCCCACGCTGCCCATAGTATTAGCACCACTCGATGCGCTTAGCATCATGCATGTGATGCAGTCTAGTCTTCACATCTGCATGAAAGTGCCCGATATATACTGTCAGCAGAAGCCCCCACCATATGGACGTATACAGGCCCCACCAGGGTACGTTGCCCACCAGCTCCCAGTGTAGTGATGACCTATTTATGGTACAACCTTCTCCATGACACGTCTTCATCCATGCTTGTGTTTTCTGTCTCCAGTTCCATAAGATCCCACACAACCTGCAGACGGGCATCGTGGAGGGGAACTTCTTCAGCGCCACTCTAGCGGATTTCCACAAGATGGACGTGTTGGACATGCACTACCACTTCCGCTTTGACCTGAAATTCCGATGCCGTGACGGCGTCCACTGGAACTATTGGGCACATCGGAAGTACACCCAGATCCTGCTGAGCAACATTGCATTGGCCTGGGGGGTGGAGCCCCCCAAGGACCAGATGCCGGAAGGTGCGTGAGACCACTTATCTCCACACCACGTGTTATCTGTTCTCTGCACACGGCTCGCTGTGGTCTGCGGAGCCCACAATCTGCAGCCTGTATAGTCCTGGGCTAGATAATGCCCCCCGCCTTATCCTTAGAATAAGTCCTTCAGTAAGTGGACCTTAGGTCTGTACATTGCAGGTTGGTGCCCCATCCTTGTTATAATCTGCTCTTTTCTCAACGTTCCAGACTCTGTTGTTCTCCTCACGGCTCCTCGTTCATCTGCACCTTACCTCAAACAGCAGCCCCCAAGACAGGAGCAAGAGCTGTATAGCCAGGGTAAGATATCATTGCTGCCCACACTCTGGGGTAATTGTGGGATCACCGTGCACAGGGCGGAGGATACAGGCGCAGTATTGGGCCGACACAACAGCTTTTGTATCTCTGTGCAGGTGCTGCCTACATGCCGGGATACATACCCTTCGATGGGAGTGAAATCGGCGCCGTGTCTGGTGAGTATCGCTGCCTAATACTTCTCTGTGGCCTTACACAGGCACGAGGCGCATGGCAGGCACAGAGTAGGGGTACAAGTAACATTACTGAGCATATCACCGATGAGAAGCTCTCCAGCCCCAATGCTGAGCACCAAGCTCAAGTCTTCACTCGTCATTCCTCCATCATGTTGCAACTCTTGCCCCATTGTCCTCTTCTCTTCCCTCTGTCCTATGTCTCCTCTTTCCGCACTGCGTCGTCATCTCCTCTTTCCGCACTGCGTCGTCGTCTCTTCCCGCACCGCGTCGTCTCCTTCTCTACCCGCACCGTGtcgtctcctcctcctctttccgcACCGCGTCGTCTTCTCCTCTTTCCGCACCGCGTCGTCGTCTCCTCTTTCCGCACTGCGTCGTCGTCTCCTCTTCCCGCCCCGCGTCGTCGTCGTCTCCTTCCCGCACCGCGTCGTCGTCGTCTCCTCCTCTTCCCGCACCGCGTCGTCGTCTCCTCCTCTTCCCGCACCGCGTCGTCGTCTCCTCCTCTTCCCGCACCGCGTCGTCGTCTCCTCCTCTTCCCGCACCGCGTCGTCGTCTCCTCCTCTTCCCGCACCGCGTCGTCGTCTCCTCCTCTTCCCGCACCGCGTCGTCGTCTCCTCCTCTTCCCGCACCGCGTCGTCGTCTCCTCCTCTTCCCGCACCGCGTCGTCGTCTCCTCCTCTTCCCGCACCGCGTCGTCGTCTCCTCCTCTTCCCGCACCGCGTCGTCGTCTCCTCCTCTTCCCGCACCGCGTCGTCGTCTCCTCCTCTTCCCGCACCGCGTCGTCGTCTCCTCCTCTTCCCGCACCGCGTCGTCGTCTCCTCCTCTTCCCGCACCGCGTCGTCGTCTCCTCCTCTTCCCGCACCGCGTCGTCGTCTCCTCCTCTTCCCGCACCGCGTCGTCGTCTCCTCCTCTTCCCGCACCGCGTCGTCGTCTCCTCCTCTTCCCGCACCGCGTCGTCGTCTCCTCCTCTTCCCGCACCGCGTCGTCGTCTCCTCCTCTTCCCGCACCGCGTCGTCGTCTCCTCCTCTTCCCGCACCGCGTCGTCGTCTCCTCCTCTTCCCGCACCGCGTCgtcgtctcctcctcctcttcccgcaccgcgtcgtcgtcgtctcctcctcctcccgcaccgcgtcgtcgtcgtctcctcctcttcccgcaccgcgtcgtcgtcgtctcctcctcttcccgcaccgcgtcgtcgtcgtctcctcctcttcccgcaccgcgtcgtcgtctcctcctcctcttcccgcaccgcgtcgtcgtcgtctcctcctcctcccgcACCGCGTCGTCGTCGTCTCCTCCTCTTCCCGCACCGCGTCGTCGTCGTCTCCTCCTCTTCCCGCACCGCGTCGTCGTCGTCTCCTCCTCTTCCCGCACCGCGTCGTCGTCGTCTCCTCCTCTTCCCGCACCGCGTCGTCGTCGTCTCCTCCTCTTCCCGCACCGCGTCGTCGTCGTCTCCTCCTCTTCCCGCACCGCGTCGTCGTCTCCTCCTCTTCCCGCACCGCGTCGTCGTCGTCTCCTCCTCTTCCCGCACCGCGTCGTCGTCGTCTCCTCCTCTTCCCGCACCGCGTCGTCGTCGTCTCCTCCTCTTCCCGCACCGCGTCGTCGTCGTCTCCTCCTCTTCCCGCACCGCGTCGTCGTCGTCTCCTCCTCTTCCCGCACCGCGTCGTCGTCGTCTCCTCCTCTTCCCGCACCGCGTCGTCGTCGTCTCCTCCTCTTCCCGCACCGCGTCGTCGTCGTCTCCTCCTCTTCCCGCACCGCGTCGTCGTCGTCTCCTCCTCTTCCCGCACCGCGTCGTCGTCGTCTCCTCCTCTTCCCGCACCGCGTCGTCGTCGTCTCCTCCTCTTCCCGCACCGCGTCGTCGTCGTCTCCTCCTCTTCCCGCACCGCGTCGTCGTCGTCTCCTCCTCTTCCCGCACCGCGTCGTCGTCTCCTGTTCCCACACCCTGATCCCCACGTATACTCTTGTTCTCTGCACTGATACTTTACACTGATGACATATTCTTTGTTTCAGACATTTCGCCCTTTGTGACCGATAGCCCTCTACTGAGCCCCAACATAACCCCCGGCTACTTCATCCCGCCACCAGGTAATGACCCCACAGTCAGTGATCATGGGGGGGATTTATATGGGAGGTCAGAGCGACAAACACCAGCATCTCTGCTCCTACTACTCCCACCAGCAGCACCACATCCCCTGAAAGGTCCTTTTCTCCAGTtgtctccagagctgcagtcactatcctGCCATTACATGTGTTATCCtttagtgaccgcagctctggaggcgACTGTTCTGCCATTACACCACATCTtagcctccagtcacctccagagctgcagtcactattctgccagTACTTCTCCTCCAATTGCAGTTGACAGTTTTCTAAGTAGCTAGTAGAAGTgaacgcagctctggaggtgactggagtgaTAGagaatgaatagtgatgagcgagtgtactcgttgctcgggttttccagagcacgctcaggtgatctctga
This window harbors:
- the LOC143793442 gene encoding PC-esterase domain-containing protein 1A-like, whose amino-acid sequence is MGVFRSVHVRQLLHNKFVVVLGDSIQRSVYKDLVKFLQKDEFLSEEQLKRRPGEFTFENDSLVEGGQMNELHNGTTYREVRQYRSDHHLVRFYFLTRVYSAYLESILSDFQSGPQPDVLIVNSCIWDVNRYNDPQLEGYKTNLDHLFLRLKQVLSPQCLVIWSTTMPVGYRENEIPEFHKIPHNLQTGIVEGNFFSATLADFHKMDVLDMHYHFRFDLKFRCRDGVHWNYWAHRKYTQILLSNIALAWGVEPPKDQMPEDSVVLLTAPRSSAPYLKQQPPRQEQELYSQGAAYMPGYIPFDGSEIGAVSDISPFVTDSPLLSPNITPGYFIPPPGPPPPPSVLPMMLLQNMNFGYYQSWDLIPPHAWKMKHTKRLKPVAGWRPPYRRPPMHPTGNY